In Panicum virgatum strain AP13 chromosome 4N, P.virgatum_v5, whole genome shotgun sequence, a single window of DNA contains:
- the LOC120670817 gene encoding cytosolic sulfotransferase 10-like has translation MAAPADTGAATAAASTLVPPRLATPHGDLAEILPSLPLETRCLPSFHLRCYKGFWLSEKALTGYFPAIHAHFEPRPDDIFLTSFPKSGTTLLKALAFATLNRAAHPPSDADHPLRRRNPHSCVRFLGASGADDTEDEPAAALRSPLVLATHLPYSLLPDRIRGGRGEGSGIVYICRNPKDVLVSGWLFTKKTSAMFGLDVQSYTLQEAFDLFCEGRCINGPHWQHALEYWEESFRRPGKVLFLRYEEMLREPASSLRKLAEFMGCAFSEEEDGGLVDAIVELCSLGELKSMDVNKNGSNHLAVKNETYFRMGVIGDWSNHLTPEMAEKLDKIVGDALQGSGLDLSSYRHQLFLTR, from the coding sequence ATGGCTGCACCTGCTGACACCGGCGCCGctacagcagcagcatcaaccCTAGTTCCTCCTCGGCTTGCCACGCCTCACGGCGACCTGGCCGAGatcctcccttccctccccctCGAGACGCGGTGCCTGCCATCGTTCCATCTCCGCTGCTACAAGGGTTTTTGGCTGTCCGAGAAAGCCCTCACCGGGTACTTCCCAGCCATCCACGCCCACTTCGAGCCCAGGCCCGACGACATCTTTCTAACCAGCTTCCCCAAGTCCGGCACCACGTTGCTCAAGGCCCTCGCCTTCGCGACGTTGAACCGGGCCGCGCACCCGCCATCCGACGCCGATCACCCACTCCGCCGGCGCAACCCCCACAGCTGCGTGAGGTTCCTCGGGGCGAGCGGTGCCGACGACACAGAAgatgagccggcggcggcgctccgctcTCCGCTCGTGCTCGCCACCCACTTGCCCTACTCCTTGCTGCCGGACCGCATCAGGGGAGGCCGAGGGGAGGGGTCGGGGATCGTGTACATCTGTCGGAACCCCAAAGATGTGCTGGTCTCCGGATGGCTCTTCACCAAGAAAACATCAGCGATGTTCGGGCTGGACGTGCAGTCGTACACCCTCCAGGAGGCGTTCGATCTCTTCTGCGAGGGTCGCTGCATCAATGGCCCGCACTGGCAGCACGCCCTCGAGTACTGGGAGGAAAGCTTCAGGAGGCCGGGCAAGGTGCTGTTCCTCAGGTACGAGGAGATGCTGCGCGAGCCCGCGAGCAGCTTGAGGAAGCTGGCGGAGTTCATGGGGTGCGCGTTCTCcgaggaggaggatggaggGCTGGTCGATGCGATCGTGGAGCTCTGCAGCCTGGGTGAGTTGAAgagcatggatgtgaacaagAACGGGAGCAATCATCTGGCTGTGAAGAACGAGACCTACTTCCGCATGGGGGTGATTGGGGATTGGAGCAATCACCTAACACCGGAGATGGCGGAAAAACTTGATAAGATCGTGGGCGACGCGTTGCAGGGGTCTGGACTGGACTTATCGTCTTATCGTCACCAACTGTTTCTAACTAGGTGA